In Shewanella sp. GD04112, the following proteins share a genomic window:
- a CDS encoding fluoroquinolone-acetylating aminoglycoside 6'-N-acetyltransferase AAC(6')-Ib-cr5 translates to MTNSNDSVTLRLMTEHDLAMLYEWLNRSHIVEWWGGEEARPTLADVQEQYLPSVLAQESVTPYIAMLNGEPIGYAQSYVALGSGDGRWEEETDPGVRGIDQLLANASQLGKGLGTKLVRALVELLFNDPEVTKIQTDPSPSNLRAIRCYEKAGFERQGTVTTPYGPAVYMVQTRQAFERTRSDA, encoded by the coding sequence GTGACCAACAGCAACGATTCCGTCACACTGCGCCTCATGACTGAGCATGACCTTGCGATGCTCTATGAGTGGCTAAATCGATCTCATATCGTCGAGTGGTGGGGCGGAGAAGAAGCACGCCCGACACTTGCTGACGTACAGGAACAGTACTTGCCAAGCGTTTTAGCGCAAGAGTCCGTCACTCCATACATTGCAATGCTGAATGGAGAGCCGATTGGGTATGCCCAGTCGTACGTTGCTCTTGGAAGCGGGGACGGAAGGTGGGAAGAAGAAACCGATCCAGGAGTACGCGGAATAGACCAGTTACTGGCGAATGCATCACAACTGGGCAAAGGCTTGGGAACCAAGCTGGTTCGAGCTCTGGTTGAGTTGCTGTTCAATGATCCCGAGGTCACCAAGATCCAAACGGACCCGTCGCCGAGCAACTTGCGAGCGATCCGATGCTACGAGAAAGCGGGGTTTGAGAGGCAAGGTACCGTAACCACCCCATATGGTCCAGCCGTGTACATGGTTCAAACACGCCAGGCATTCGAGCGAACACGCAGTGATGCCTAA
- a CDS encoding recombinase family protein: protein MQGQRIGYVRVSSFDQNPERQLEGVQVARVFTDKASGKDTQRPELERLLAFVREGDTVVVHSMDRLARNLDDLRRIVQGLTQRGVRMEFVKEGLKFTGEDSPMANLMLSVMGAFAEFERALIRERQREGIVLAKQRGAYRGRKKSLNSEQIAELKRRVAAGDQKTLVARDFGISRETLYQYLRED from the coding sequence TTGCAAGGTCAACGCATCGGCTATGTCCGCGTCAGCAGCTTCGACCAGAACCCGGAACGGCAATTGGAGGGTGTTCAGGTGGCGCGGGTGTTCACCGACAAGGCTTCTGGCAAGGACACCCAGCGTCCCGAGCTGGAAAGGCTGCTGGCCTTCGTCCGCGAGGGCGACACCGTGGTGGTGCATAGCATGGACAGGCTGGCACGCAACCTTGATGACCTGCGCCGCATCGTCCAAGGGCTGACACAACGGGGCGTGCGCATGGAGTTCGTCAAAGAAGGGCTGAAGTTCACCGGCGAGGACTCACCGATGGCCAATCTGATGCTGTCGGTCATGGGAGCCTTCGCTGAGTTCGAGCGCGCCCTGATCCGCGAACGTCAGCGCGAGGGAATCGTGCTGGCCAAGCAGCGCGGTGCCTACCGGGGACGAAAGAAATCGCTGAACAGCGAACAAATTGCCGAGTTGAAACGGCGAGTTGCGGCAGGCGACCAAAAAACCTTGGTGGCCCGTGACTTCGGCATCAGCCGCGAAACCTTGTACCAGTACCTGCGGGAAGACTGA
- a CDS encoding Tn3 family transposase — translation MPRRSILSATERESLLALPDAKDELIRHYTFNETDLSVIRQRRGAANRLGFAVQLCYLRFPGTFLGVDEPPFPPLLRMVAAQLKMPVESWSEYGQREQTRREHLVELQTVFGFKPFTMSHYRQAVHTLTELALQTDKGIVLASALVENLRRQSIILPAMNAIERASAEAITRANRRIYAALTDSLLSPHRQRLDELLKRKDGSKVTWLAWLRQSPAKPNSRHMLEHIERLKSWQALDLPAGIERQVHQNRLLKIAREGGQMTPADLAKFEVQRRYATLVALAIEGMATVTDEIIDLHDRIIGKLFNAAKNKHQQQFQASGKAINDKVRMYGRIGQALIEAKQSGSDPFAAIEAVMPWDTFAASVTEAQTLARPADFDFLHHIGESYATLRRYAPQFLGVLKLRAAPAAKGVLDAIDMLRGMNSDSARKVPADAPTAFIKPRWAKLVLTDDGIDRRYYELCALSELKNALRSGDVWVQGSRQFKDFDEYLVPVEKFATLKLASELPLAVATDCDQYLHDRLELLEAQLATVNRMAAANDLPDAIITTASGLKITPLDAAVPDAAQAMIDQTAMLLPHLKITELLMEVDEWTGFTRHFTHLKTSDTAKDKTLLLTTILADAINLGLTKMAESCPGTTYAKLSWLQAWHIRDETYSTALAELVNAQFRQPFAGNWGDGTTSSSDGQNFRTGSKAESTGHINPKYGSSPGRTFYTHISDQYAPFSAKVVNVGIRDSTYVLDGLLYHESDLRIEEHYTDTAGFTDHVFGLMHLLGFRFAPRIRDLGETKLFIPKGDAAYDALKPMISSDRLNIKQIRAHWDEILRLATSIKQGTVTASLMLRKLGSYPRQNGLAVALRELGRIERTLFILDWLQSVELRRRVHAGLNKGEARNALARAVFFYRLGEIRDRSFEQQRYRASGLNLVTAAIVLWNTVYLERATSALRGNGTALDDTLLQYLSPLGWEHINLTGDYLWRSSAKVGAGKFRPLRPLPPA, via the coding sequence ATGCCACGCCGCTCAATCCTGTCCGCCACCGAGCGCGAAAGCCTGCTGGCACTGCCAGATGCCAAAGACGAACTGATACGGCACTACACGTTCAACGAAACCGACCTGTCGGTGATCCGTCAGCGTCGCGGCGCCGCGAATCGATTGGGCTTCGCTGTGCAGCTTTGCTACTTGCGATTCCCTGGCACCTTTTTGGGCGTCGATGAGCCTCCGTTTCCGCCCCTGTTGCGCATGGTGGCCGCGCAACTCAAGATGCCAGTGGAAAGTTGGAGCGAGTACGGCCAGCGCGAACAGACACGGCGGGAGCACTTGGTCGAGCTGCAAACGGTTTTTGGGTTCAAGCCCTTCACCATGAGCCACTATCGGCAAGCCGTGCATACATTGACCGAGCTGGCCTTGCAGACCGACAAAGGCATCGTGCTGGCGAGCGCACTTGTCGAGAATCTGCGGCGGCAGAGCATTATCCTGCCCGCCATGAATGCCATCGAGCGCGCAAGCGCCGAGGCCATCACCCGTGCCAACCGACGCATTTACGCGGCGCTGACCGATTCTTTGTTATCACCCCACCGTCAGCGCCTGGACGAACTTCTCAAGCGCAAGGACGGCAGTAAAGTGACGTGGCTGGCATGGCTGCGCCAGTCGCCTGCCAAACCGAACTCTCGCCACATGCTCGAACATATTGAGCGCCTGAAATCCTGGCAAGCACTTGATCTGCCCGCAGGCATCGAGCGGCAGGTTCACCAGAACCGCCTGCTCAAAATCGCTCGTGAAGGTGGCCAGATGACGCCTGCTGATCTGGCAAAGTTCGAGGTGCAACGACGCTATGCCACGCTGGTAGCGCTGGCCATCGAAGGCATGGCCACCGTCACCGATGAAATCATCGACCTTCACGATCGCATAATCGGCAAGCTGTTCAACGCGGCCAAGAACAAGCATCAGCAGCAGTTCCAGGCTTCCGGCAAGGCGATCAACGACAAGGTGCGGATGTATGGGCGCATCGGTCAAGCGTTGATTGAGGCCAAGCAAAGCGGCAGCGATCCGTTCGCCGCCATCGAGGCCGTTATGCCCTGGGACACCTTCGCCGCCAGCGTCACCGAAGCGCAAACATTGGCGCGGCCTGCCGACTTTGATTTCCTGCACCACATCGGTGAAAGCTATGCCACGCTACGCCGCTACGCGCCGCAGTTCCTGGGCGTGCTCAAATTGCGGGCTGCGCCCGCCGCCAAGGGTGTGCTCGATGCCATCGACATGCTGCGCGGCATGAACAGCGACAGCGCGCGCAAGGTGCCCGCCGATGCGCCAACCGCATTCATCAAGCCGCGCTGGGCAAAGCTGGTTCTGACCGACGACGGCATCGACCGGCGTTACTACGAGTTATGCGCCCTGTCGGAGCTGAAGAACGCGCTGCGCTCCGGTGATGTCTGGGTGCAGGGTTCTCGCCAGTTCAAGGACTTCGACGAATACCTGGTGCCGGTCGAGAAGTTCGCCACTTTGAAGCTGGCCAGCGAATTGCCGCTGGCAGTGGCCACCGACTGCGACCAATACCTGCATGACCGGTTGGAATTGTTGGAGGCGCAACTCGCCACAGTCAACCGCATGGCTGCGGCCAACGACTTACCGGATGCCATCATCACCACCGCGTCAGGCCTGAAGATCACGCCGCTGGACGCGGCAGTACCAGACGCCGCGCAAGCCATGATCGACCAGACAGCTATGCTGCTGCCGCACCTCAAAATCACCGAGTTGCTGATGGAGGTCGATGAATGGACGGGCTTCACCCGCCACTTCACACACCTGAAGACCAGCGACACGGCCAAGGACAAAACCTTGCTGTTGACGACGATCCTGGCCGACGCGATCAACCTGGGTCTGACCAAAATGGCCGAGTCCTGCCCTGGCACCACCTACGCCAAGCTGTCTTGGCTGCAAGCCTGGCACATCCGCGATGAAACCTATTCGACGGCGCTGGCCGAGCTGGTGAATGCGCAGTTTCGGCAACCCTTCGCCGGCAACTGGGGTGACGGCACCACGTCATCGTCGGACGGCCAGAACTTCAGAACCGGCAGCAAAGCAGAAAGCACTGGTCATATCAACCCGAAGTATGGAAGCAGTCCAGGACGGACTTTCTACACCCATATCTCCGACCAGTACGCGCCCTTCAGTGCCAAGGTGGTCAACGTGGGCATTCGTGATTCAACTTACGTGCTTGATGGCCTGCTGTACCACGAGTCGGACTTGCGCATCGAGGAACACTACACCGACACGGCAGGCTTCACCGATCACGTGTTTGGCTTGATGCATTTGCTGGGATTTCGCTTCGCGCCGCGTATCCGTGACTTGGGCGAAACCAAGCTATTCATCCCCAAGGGCGATGCCGCCTATGACGCGCTCAAGCCGATGATTAGCAGCGACAGGCTGAACATCAAGCAAATACGCGCCCATTGGGATGAAATTCTGCGGCTGGCCACCTCCATCAAGCAAGGCACGGTAACGGCTTCGCTGATGCTGCGCAAACTCGGCAGCTACCCGCGCCAGAACGGCTTGGCCGTGGCGTTGCGCGAGCTGGGGCGCATCGAGCGCACGCTGTTCATTTTGGATTGGCTGCAAAGCGTGGAGCTGCGCCGCCGCGTCCATGCGGGGCTGAATAAGGGCGAGGCGCGCAACGCGCTGGCCAGGGCGGTCTTCTTCTACCGATTGGGTGAAATCCGCGACCGCAGTTTTGAGCAGCAGCGCTACCGGGCCAGCGGCCTCAATCTGGTGACGGCGGCCATCGTGTTGTGGAACACGGTATATCTGGAGCGTGCCACCAGTGCTTTGCGTGGCAACGGCACGGCGCTGGACGACACATTGTTGCAATATCTGTCGCCGCTGGGGTGGGAGCACATCAACCTGACCGGCGATTACCTATGGCGCAGCAGCGCCAAGGTCGGTGCGGGGAAGTTTAGGCCATTGCGACCGCTGCCACCGGCTTAG